The Pseudanabaena galeata CCNP1313 genome includes a region encoding these proteins:
- a CDS encoding putative bifunctional diguanylate cyclase/phosphodiesterase produces MLSRLACLLFRALPTLFASIVLIPLLHLGVLQPIEFWAYNSFTNWRGDLPWDDRVIIIAIDDQSVSKVGRFPWSRDRYVQLLSKLEQTEASVVGFDILWSEATPADPQLVASLAKYQKVVLAMAWDKSGNPLLPIAPIGNAGVAIGHILKREDVDGIVRQIDLQLQDIPTLGVAILQTYDLTTAAITLLPELNQPLLINWTSRIRDVPQVSFSDVIDGKVPASAFQNKIVLVGVTASGIDNLATPFDRNPPASGVHLHAMILQNLLQKNSLVVAKPSYIWSFALLGSLFIGLILPRQNLWTGGISAFVMSGLWMTIAFVAFTANYLIDLSVPILMFLLTGFAITLQERWQMYRSLKIADAQILYKSTHDHLTGLYNRTLIENRLQTLLCSQDVTSQYAPPYNLIAILWINLDRFKTINDTFGHPIGNLLLIEVSKCLQGSVPKTSSIARFGGAEFVILLEDLPNEQEAIAIGDRIQINLQKTFKIDDHDIKIFANIGLKFHLINGHDSSVAPEIISPEILLRDADTAMFYAKKLGNSCNKVFDISMRERVLERLQLEKDLRKAVALCQASNNQEHQEFLIYYQPILSLSDMQIVGLEALIRWQHPERGLVSPTQFIPLAEETGLIIPIGDWIMRNACLQVKSWHQRFAKAKDITVSVNLSTKQLAQDDVLEKCLSILQQTQLAPKHLKIELTESAIMENPDFAVGILNQMRQAGIHIYIDDFGTGYSSLAYLHKFPFDGLKIDRSFVNNIHANTNGMEILQAIISLAQSVKAHIVAEGIENLAQLNYLQDLLSEEGDGQGYFLFRPLDVAAIEAIFQTT; encoded by the coding sequence ATGCTGTCGCGTTTAGCCTGCTTGTTGTTTCGAGCTTTACCCACGTTATTTGCCTCAATTGTCTTAATTCCCCTGCTACACTTGGGAGTCTTACAACCAATCGAATTTTGGGCTTACAACAGTTTTACAAACTGGAGAGGAGATCTCCCTTGGGACGATCGCGTGATCATTATTGCCATAGACGATCAGAGCGTTAGCAAAGTTGGCAGATTTCCATGGTCACGCGATCGCTATGTCCAGCTTTTATCTAAACTTGAACAAACTGAAGCTAGTGTAGTAGGCTTCGATATTTTATGGTCTGAAGCAACTCCCGCAGATCCGCAGTTAGTTGCTTCCCTTGCTAAATATCAGAAAGTCGTTCTGGCGATGGCTTGGGATAAGTCAGGAAACCCCCTGCTGCCGATCGCCCCTATTGGTAATGCAGGTGTGGCAATTGGTCATATTCTTAAACGTGAAGATGTTGATGGCATTGTGCGTCAAATTGATTTGCAACTCCAAGATATCCCCACTCTAGGTGTGGCGATATTACAAACCTACGATCTGACGACTGCCGCCATCACTCTATTGCCAGAGTTAAACCAGCCATTATTGATTAATTGGACAAGTCGAATCAGAGACGTTCCCCAAGTCTCTTTCAGTGATGTCATTGATGGTAAAGTTCCTGCCTCGGCTTTCCAAAATAAAATTGTCTTAGTTGGAGTCACAGCATCAGGAATTGATAATTTGGCGACTCCTTTTGATCGTAATCCTCCTGCCAGTGGTGTGCATTTACACGCTATGATTTTGCAAAATCTATTACAAAAAAACTCACTTGTGGTTGCTAAACCATCCTATATCTGGAGCTTTGCACTATTGGGGAGTCTATTTATTGGTTTGATTCTACCAAGGCAGAATTTATGGACTGGCGGTATAAGTGCATTTGTGATGTCTGGTTTATGGATGACTATTGCTTTTGTTGCCTTTACAGCTAACTACTTGATCGATCTATCTGTTCCCATTTTGATGTTTCTACTAACAGGTTTTGCGATCACCCTACAAGAACGCTGGCAAATGTATCGCTCTCTAAAGATTGCCGATGCTCAAATTTTATATAAATCCACCCATGATCACTTAACAGGATTATATAACCGTACTTTGATTGAGAACCGCTTACAAACTCTACTCTGTTCCCAAGATGTAACTTCTCAGTATGCCCCTCCCTACAATCTTATCGCTATTCTTTGGATTAATTTAGATCGATTTAAAACTATTAATGATACCTTTGGTCATCCGATTGGAAATCTATTACTAATTGAAGTCAGCAAATGTTTGCAAGGTTCTGTTCCCAAGACTTCATCAATTGCGCGTTTTGGTGGTGCTGAGTTTGTGATTTTATTGGAAGACTTGCCAAATGAACAAGAGGCGATCGCAATTGGCGATCGCATTCAAATCAATCTCCAAAAAACCTTTAAGATTGATGACCATGACATTAAGATCTTCGCTAATATTGGTCTTAAGTTCCACTTAATTAATGGGCATGACAGTAGTGTTGCTCCCGAAATAATTTCTCCAGAAATTCTATTGCGAGATGCAGACACGGCTATGTTCTATGCCAAAAAACTGGGCAACTCATGTAATAAAGTCTTTGATATCTCTATGCGAGAACGGGTTCTCGAACGCTTACAACTTGAAAAGGATCTCCGCAAAGCTGTGGCTCTTTGTCAAGCTTCAAACAATCAAGAGCATCAAGAATTTCTAATTTACTATCAACCAATTCTCTCGCTTAGCGATATGCAGATCGTGGGGCTAGAAGCTCTAATTCGTTGGCAACATCCTGAGCGTGGATTAGTATCACCGACCCAGTTTATCCCCCTTGCTGAAGAGACTGGGCTAATCATTCCCATAGGTGATTGGATTATGCGAAATGCTTGCTTACAGGTCAAATCTTGGCATCAGCGCTTTGCTAAGGCTAAAGATATTACCGTAAGTGTCAATCTATCAACTAAACAATTGGCGCAAGATGATGTCCTAGAAAAATGTCTGAGTATCCTTCAACAAACACAACTAGCTCCTAAACACCTCAAAATCGAGTTAACGGAAAGTGCAATCATGGAAAATCCTGATTTTGCAGTAGGTATTCTCAATCAGATGCGACAAGCAGGAATTCATATTTATATAGATGATTTCGGCACAGGTTATTCTTCGCTTGCCTATCTACATAAATTCCCTTTCGATGGCTTGAAAATAGATCGTTCCTTTGTTAATAATATTCATGCAAATACAAATGGTATGGAAATCCTTCAAGCGATTATTTCTTTGGCACAGAGTGTTAAAGCTCATATTGTCGCTGAAGGTATTGAAAACTTAGCTCAGTTAAATTATTTGCAAGATCTATTGAGTGAAGAAGGGGATGGTCAAGGTTATTTTCTATTCCGCCCCCTTGATGTTGCGGCGATCGAAGCAATTTTTCAAACAACCTGA
- a CDS encoding diguanylate cyclase domain-containing protein: MNWLFSKRIVQKSIPWTVSTVIAAILFNLGAFQPLEYFVYNRFTNWRIDRNWDERLVIIAIDDVSIEKLGRFPWTRDRYIPLLQKLTEAKASTVAINLIWSESSSADALLSRVMSDNRHVVLSQAWNAQGKKLLPVPQLAEVAIGSGHILEPKSSDGIVRWTELYKDDTPSLAMATLQAYNLVWGNVSMPNPDVTFCINWTYRPQQMRQYSFVDVIEERIPLNTFQNKIVLVGVTATGHDALVTPFDGNDSAHSVHLHANILQNLLQQNQLRVPEIHWTWGIMLLVGMLLAWILGQSKTFRQIVIVLVISGGWGVCAFGFYIYGYWLPVAMPIALILSIGLFSIVQNQIESRQHLQQINSKLTYEAFHDHLTGLANRILLTDRINHAISLYQRHGYLFAVILIDLDGFKAINDNLGHLNGDRLLIEVAKRLSASIRSGDTAARLGGDEFVVLLDNLKEKQDAIITIERIQAAMAPTCCLEGNEISISMSMGMAFSVESYQSPKDILADADIAMYQAKSLGKSCYQVFDALI; encoded by the coding sequence ATGAACTGGTTATTTTCTAAACGCATAGTACAGAAATCTATCCCTTGGACAGTCTCGACGGTAATCGCTGCCATTTTATTTAACTTGGGCGCTTTTCAACCCCTTGAATACTTTGTCTATAATCGGTTTACCAATTGGCGCATTGATCGCAATTGGGATGAGCGTTTAGTAATTATTGCGATCGATGATGTCAGTATCGAAAAATTAGGACGCTTTCCATGGACGCGCGATCGCTATATCCCATTACTTCAAAAGCTCACCGAAGCTAAAGCGAGTACAGTTGCAATTAATTTAATTTGGTCAGAATCTAGTTCTGCTGATGCATTGTTATCCAGAGTGATGTCTGACAACAGACATGTTGTTTTATCTCAAGCGTGGAATGCTCAGGGCAAAAAGTTACTACCAGTTCCCCAACTAGCGGAAGTAGCGATCGGATCAGGACATATTCTTGAGCCTAAGAGTAGTGACGGGATCGTGCGTTGGACAGAATTATATAAAGATGATACGCCTTCTCTAGCAATGGCTACCTTACAAGCCTATAACCTTGTTTGGGGAAACGTGTCAATGCCCAATCCAGATGTGACATTTTGCATCAACTGGACATATCGCCCTCAACAAATGCGCCAATATTCCTTTGTCGATGTGATTGAAGAGCGGATTCCTCTAAATACATTCCAAAATAAAATTGTTCTTGTAGGCGTAACTGCTACAGGGCATGATGCATTGGTGACACCTTTTGATGGAAATGATTCCGCTCATAGCGTCCATTTACACGCCAACATTCTCCAAAACTTATTACAGCAGAATCAGTTACGAGTACCTGAAATACATTGGACTTGGGGAATAATGCTATTAGTGGGGATGTTACTAGCTTGGATACTTGGGCAAAGTAAAACTTTTAGACAAATAGTAATTGTGCTAGTCATCTCTGGTGGTTGGGGAGTCTGTGCTTTTGGATTCTACATATATGGCTATTGGCTTCCTGTAGCTATGCCGATCGCCTTAATCCTGTCTATTGGACTATTCAGTATTGTCCAAAATCAAATCGAATCAAGGCAACATTTGCAACAAATAAATTCTAAGCTTACCTATGAAGCTTTTCATGATCATCTTACGGGCTTAGCCAACCGCATTTTACTCACCGATCGCATTAATCATGCGATTTCTCTCTATCAAAGACATGGTTATCTATTTGCAGTTATTTTGATAGATTTGGATGGATTCAAAGCCATTAACGATAACCTAGGTCATTTGAATGGCGATCGCCTATTGATCGAAGTGGCAAAACGTTTAAGTGCCTCGATTCGCTCAGGTGATACTGCTGCTAGGCTTGGTGGTGACGAGTTTGTGGTTTTGCTAGATAATCTCAAAGAAAAGCAAGATGCAATCATTACGATTGAAAGAATTCAAGCGGCGATGGCTCCTACTTGTTGTCTTGAGGGGAACGAGATCAGCATTTCTATGAGTATGGGAATGGCTTTTAGTGTTGAATCCTATCAATCCCCAAAAGATATCCTCGCTGATGCCGATATTGCTATGTATCAAGCTAAATCTCTTGGGAAGTCATGCTATCAAGTTTTTGATGCTTTAATCTAA
- a CDS encoding non-ribosomal peptide synthetase, with the protein MFIHQYVEVHSISQPDAIALKFKQSQFTYGQLHEHTHQLSCYLNNLGIGSEDRVVVFLEPSLEIVVSLLAIFKVGGTYVPLDPSYPSERLANLLAEIQPNVVITQEHLLPNLPVTSEHVFCIDRDWQTIQDLPAQKFDHEITPQQTAYIIYTSGTTGKPKGVMVSHSNLLHYILVAQEEYGFNAQDVMPAIARFTFSISLFELLSPLVAGGTLLILERDRILDFEQMVQVLKQVTVIHAGPSLLRALLTHIEKTLTADPQQFQQLRHVSTGGDMVPVDILERMRKTFQHAEMFVIYGCSEVSCMGCTYSVPRQGIITKSLVGKPFNNVFIHLYDESHNVVPIGVTGEIYIGGAGVAKEYLYREQLTQEKFITIDGVRFYRTGDLGRFEEDGNLEVLGRSDFQIKLRGIRIELNEIETILRQAPGVMDGVVTSCDLEIGEKGLVAYVVLEQGKNFIVEIRRFLQAKLPDYMVPNIFMELEAMPLNINQKLNRLALPAPTLTNAVLHNNAYVAPRTELEEILTDIYARTLNLERIGIYDNFFEFGGHSLMATQVIYRLQEILESEIPVSQLFVQPTVAGLAEYITTAKQNKDDSYLTLDSSVQRRLETNFPLLSSQQQLWFLTQLEGGNAAYNIPLAFKIFGELDIPTLERSLNEILQRHDSLRSIFPVIDGLPVQQILPLQFLPLRTINLLTLTENEQTEKTYQLAREEAQRPFDLTKDLLIRSTLLQLGENSNVLLLTTHHIVSDDWSIRILQKEMSVIYTAFRQGRISPLKVLDIQYVDYVYWQQKRLNEKFLDQQLVYWEKQLAYAPPLLDFPTDHPRPVAQTYRGETEFFTLDLALTRQIKILSQRTGVTLFMSLLSAFAILLSRYSRQQDVVIGSPIANRNRKELESLIGCFINLLALRIDLTGDPTFTEFIQRVKDISLGAYAHQELPFEKLVEKLCPNRSFSYSPIFQVMFVLQKAPVEISEPVDLKLIPLNSETGTAQYDLTLMMEETEIGLSGHFEYNSGLFNRLTIKRLISNFQILLESIVKNPKQSISQLPILTEREKHQLLVEWNDTNTDYPQDKCIHQLFEEQVERTPDAIAVSFQDQNLTYRELNSRANQLAHYLQKLGVKPNILVGICIERSLEMMVGLMGILKAGGAYVPLDPNYPPERIDYMIADAQMPVLLTQSKWKIQEHQAQVICLDSDWEKIASQNSDNPAPINDNQHVAYVIYTSGSTGKPKGVMIGQKALVSFVQTAISEYGFSESDRILQFASINFDAAVEEIFPSLCTGATLVLRTDKMLSDLRTFFQACEDLRLSVLDLPTAYWHQLAAELASTNESFPESLRLVIIGGEKVLLEPVRAWQKYVTKSGKGDRLQLINTYGPTETTVVATLYRIPITFSNISEVPIGRPLAHLQTYILDSQLQPVPIGVTGELHIGGDSLAIGYLNRPELTDEKFIPNPFSSQSGSRLYKTGDLARYLSDGNIEYLGRIDNQVKIRGFRIELGEVETALSQHPLLRATIVTTREDTPGDKRLVAYVVTEDQTQDIDLRAFLKDRLPSYMIPSAFVFLEEMPITPNGKIDYRRLPAPDASSTPLEKNFVPPRNSTEETLAKIWSQILGVERVGINDNFFELGGHSLLSVRLISEIEKTFNYQIPLSSFFEMGTIAEIAKWMCEKPSETISPEDVPLGLSLEDYRAFLSLCGGRIGKHIGKRGLIVEVPPTEMKSTQPFIWIGYIDFSKNLGLPQPVYTIPGGSWTPLHSTENYIEAIASVIVDEILSIPQDEPYLIGGNCYEGLVAMEVACQLQKKGKKVDFLAIIDKEGPSKIYDVLCQLDLKLCILKFHLMQFLPLSLTEKGKYILERLFSFNAMEEINKSENELDFSQFMADQSPEKPHRQMSEHDLILPQAWDSIDQVCRNHSSKVFSGKVVLTAPTKSGLKSRTKDVLWTDLSWLFPYCGWGKLLTGKVSLHKLDCAHADVGMKKNAEQIGQIIWQACEEFR; encoded by the coding sequence ATGTTTATCCACCAATACGTAGAAGTCCATTCAATCAGCCAACCAGATGCGATCGCGCTGAAATTTAAGCAAAGTCAATTTACCTATGGACAACTTCATGAGCATACGCATCAACTTTCTTGTTATCTAAACAACCTTGGGATCGGCAGTGAAGATCGAGTCGTAGTTTTCTTAGAGCCATCATTGGAGATTGTGGTTAGCTTATTGGCAATCTTTAAAGTTGGTGGTACTTACGTTCCCCTTGATCCCAGCTATCCATCAGAGCGTCTAGCCAATCTCTTGGCGGAAATCCAACCTAATGTGGTAATCACTCAAGAACACCTTCTCCCAAATCTGCCAGTTACCTCTGAACATGTTTTTTGTATTGATAGGGATTGGCAAACAATTCAGGATCTGCCAGCTCAAAAATTCGACCATGAGATTACCCCACAGCAAACTGCTTACATTATTTATACGTCAGGTACAACTGGCAAGCCGAAGGGAGTAATGGTAAGTCATAGTAACTTACTGCACTACATCCTAGTTGCACAGGAGGAATATGGCTTTAATGCTCAGGATGTAATGCCAGCGATCGCCCGTTTTACTTTTAGCATTTCACTGTTTGAGTTGCTTTCTCCACTAGTTGCAGGTGGAACTTTGCTTATTCTTGAACGCGATCGCATTTTAGACTTTGAGCAAATGGTTCAAGTCTTGAAGCAGGTTACAGTAATTCATGCTGGACCTAGTTTACTACGAGCATTATTGACTCATATTGAAAAGACCCTGACAGCAGATCCTCAGCAATTTCAACAACTCAGACATGTCTCAACTGGCGGGGATATGGTTCCAGTCGATATCCTAGAAAGAATGAGAAAAACATTTCAACATGCCGAAATGTTTGTGATTTATGGGTGTAGTGAAGTAAGTTGCATGGGTTGTACTTACTCAGTCCCTAGACAAGGAATTATCACCAAAAGTTTAGTTGGCAAGCCATTTAATAATGTATTTATTCATTTATATGACGAATCTCACAACGTAGTACCAATCGGTGTCACTGGTGAAATTTACATTGGTGGTGCAGGAGTAGCGAAAGAGTATCTCTATCGTGAACAACTGACTCAAGAGAAATTTATAACAATAGATGGAGTACGTTTTTATCGCACTGGTGACCTAGGACGTTTTGAGGAAGATGGAAATCTTGAGGTTTTAGGACGTTCAGATTTCCAAATCAAGCTGCGTGGAATTCGTATTGAGCTAAACGAAATTGAAACAATATTACGTCAGGCTCCTGGAGTCATGGATGGAGTAGTAACTTCTTGTGATCTTGAGATAGGAGAAAAAGGCTTAGTTGCTTACGTAGTTCTAGAGCAAGGGAAGAATTTCATTGTCGAGATTCGGCGTTTTCTACAGGCAAAACTACCAGACTATATGGTTCCTAATATATTTATGGAACTGGAAGCAATGCCTCTTAACATAAATCAAAAACTTAATCGTCTTGCTTTGCCAGCGCCAACTTTAACTAATGCTGTCCTGCACAATAATGCCTATGTAGCACCTAGGACGGAATTGGAAGAAATTCTGACGGACATCTATGCAAGAACTTTGAATCTAGAACGCATAGGCATCTACGATAACTTTTTTGAATTTGGCGGTCATTCACTGATGGCGACTCAAGTTATTTATCGACTTCAAGAGATTTTAGAATCAGAGATTCCTGTCAGTCAATTGTTTGTGCAGCCAACAGTTGCAGGATTGGCAGAATATATCACAACAGCAAAGCAGAATAAGGATGACTCTTATTTAACATTAGATTCGAGTGTACAGAGGCGTTTGGAAACTAATTTTCCACTTTTGTCATCCCAGCAGCAGTTATGGTTCCTGACACAATTGGAAGGAGGAAATGCTGCTTACAATATTCCACTTGCTTTCAAAATATTTGGCGAGTTGGATATCCCAACCTTAGAGAGAAGTTTGAACGAAATTTTGCAGCGACATGATTCTCTAAGATCGATCTTTCCTGTAATCGACGGTTTACCAGTTCAGCAGATTTTACCATTGCAATTCTTACCTTTGAGAACTATAAATCTTCTGACTCTAACCGAAAATGAACAAACAGAAAAAACTTATCAATTAGCAAGGGAAGAAGCACAACGACCTTTTGATCTGACAAAAGATTTGCTTATCCGTTCAACCTTACTGCAATTAGGAGAGAACTCAAACGTTCTACTGTTAACAACGCATCATATTGTTTCCGATGATTGGTCGATCAGAATATTGCAAAAGGAGATGTCTGTAATCTATACAGCATTTCGGCAGGGTCGGATTTCTCCACTAAAAGTGCTAGACATTCAGTACGTTGACTATGTGTATTGGCAGCAGAAACGGCTGAACGAGAAATTTCTTGATCAGCAATTAGTCTATTGGGAAAAACAATTAGCCTATGCACCACCGCTTTTAGATTTCCCAACCGATCATCCTCGTCCAGTGGCTCAGACATATCGGGGTGAGACCGAATTCTTTACACTTGATTTGGCACTTACACGTCAAATCAAAATCCTTAGCCAACGTACAGGTGTAACCCTTTTTATGTCGCTACTATCAGCTTTCGCAATTTTGCTTTCACGCTATAGTAGGCAACAAGACGTGGTGATTGGCTCTCCCATTGCTAATCGTAACCGAAAGGAACTGGAGTCCTTGATTGGCTGTTTTATTAATCTTCTGGCTTTGCGAATTGATTTGACTGGTGACCCCACTTTTACAGAATTTATTCAGAGGGTAAAGGACATTTCTCTTGGTGCTTATGCTCACCAAGAACTTCCATTCGAGAAATTAGTAGAAAAACTATGCCCTAATCGTAGTTTTAGCTATTCGCCAATATTCCAAGTAATGTTTGTATTGCAAAAAGCTCCTGTAGAAATCTCAGAGCCTGTAGATTTAAAGCTAATTCCTTTGAATTCAGAGACAGGAACAGCACAATATGATCTCACTCTGATGATGGAAGAGACAGAAATTGGGTTGAGTGGTCATTTTGAATACAACAGCGGACTATTTAATCGACTAACCATCAAACGATTGATTAGTAATTTCCAAATTTTGCTAGAAAGTATTGTTAAGAATCCCAAACAGTCGATTTCTCAATTACCAATATTAACGGAAAGAGAAAAACATCAGTTGTTAGTTGAATGGAATGACACAAACACAGATTATCCTCAAGATAAATGTATTCACCAATTATTTGAGGAACAAGTGGAACGAACTCCCGATGCGATCGCTGTTTCCTTCCAAGACCAGAATCTAACTTATCGAGAACTAAATAGCCGAGCCAATCAACTTGCCCATTACTTACAGAAACTAGGTGTAAAGCCAAATATATTGGTTGGTATTTGCATAGAACGCTCCCTAGAAATGATGGTGGGCTTAATGGGGATACTCAAAGCAGGTGGAGCATATGTGCCTTTAGATCCCAACTATCCTCCAGAAAGAATTGATTATATGATTGCGGATGCTCAAATGCCAGTGCTGTTAACTCAATCCAAGTGGAAAATTCAAGAACATCAAGCTCAAGTTATTTGTCTTGATTCAGACTGGGAAAAAATCGCTTCTCAAAATTCAGACAATCCTGCTCCCATCAATGACAACCAACATGTAGCCTATGTCATTTATACCTCTGGCTCCACAGGTAAACCGAAAGGAGTGATGATAGGTCAGAAAGCATTAGTCAGCTTTGTGCAGACAGCTATCTCCGAATATGGATTCTCCGAAAGCGATCGCATACTCCAGTTCGCCTCAATTAACTTTGATGCGGCAGTTGAAGAGATTTTCCCCTCTTTGTGTACGGGAGCTACATTGGTATTGCGTACCGACAAGATGCTATCTGACTTACGAACATTTTTTCAAGCATGTGAGGATTTGCGTCTAAGTGTGTTAGATCTGCCAACAGCATACTGGCATCAGTTAGCTGCGGAGCTAGCAAGCACAAATGAATCTTTCCCAGAATCTTTGCGGTTAGTTATTATTGGAGGAGAAAAGGTACTGCTCGAACCAGTTAGAGCTTGGCAGAAATATGTTACTAAATCTGGAAAAGGCGATCGCTTACAACTGATTAATACGTATGGTCCTACGGAAACCACAGTTGTAGCGACACTATATCGAATCCCAATCACATTCTCAAACATTAGCGAAGTTCCCATTGGTCGCCCTCTAGCCCATCTCCAAACTTATATCCTCGATTCACAATTACAACCAGTTCCCATAGGAGTAACTGGAGAACTACACATAGGTGGAGATAGTTTGGCAATAGGCTATCTCAATCGTCCAGAACTAACAGACGAGAAATTTATCCCTAATCCTTTTAGTTCACAATCAGGCAGCCGTCTTTACAAAACTGGTGACTTAGCGCGTTATCTATCAGATGGCAACATTGAATACCTTGGACGCATTGATAACCAAGTCAAAATCCGTGGTTTCCGTATCGAGTTAGGCGAAGTAGAGACAGCCCTGTCTCAACATCCTCTTCTCCGAGCAACTATTGTTACAACAAGAGAGGATACCCCCGGCGATAAACGCCTTGTTGCCTATGTTGTTACAGAAGATCAAACTCAAGACATCGATCTTAGAGCTTTTCTAAAAGATCGGCTACCGAGTTACATGATACCAAGTGCATTTGTCTTCTTAGAGGAAATGCCGATCACCCCTAATGGTAAAATAGATTATCGTAGGTTACCTGCACCAGATGCATCTAGTACGCCATTAGAAAAGAATTTTGTCCCCCCCCGTAATTCGACAGAAGAGACTCTCGCCAAGATTTGGTCTCAAATATTAGGTGTGGAACGAGTCGGCATTAACGATAATTTCTTTGAGTTGGGTGGACATTCTCTATTGTCAGTACGACTGATATCAGAAATTGAGAAGACGTTTAATTATCAGATTCCTCTGTCGTCATTTTTTGAAATGGGAACGATCGCTGAAATTGCCAAGTGGATGTGTGAAAAGCCTTCTGAAACAATATCACCTGAAGACGTTCCTTTAGGGCTTAGTTTAGAAGACTATCGGGCTTTTCTATCCTTGTGCGGTGGTCGGATTGGCAAACACATCGGCAAACGAGGCTTAATTGTAGAAGTCCCCCCCACTGAGATGAAATCAACTCAGCCTTTTATTTGGATTGGCTACATTGATTTTAGTAAGAATTTGGGATTGCCCCAACCTGTATACACCATACCTGGTGGTAGTTGGACTCCGTTACATTCTACCGAAAACTATATTGAAGCGATCGCCTCAGTAATAGTTGATGAAATACTTTCAATTCCGCAAGATGAACCTTACTTGATTGGAGGGAACTGCTATGAAGGGCTTGTGGCGATGGAAGTAGCTTGCCAATTACAGAAAAAGGGCAAAAAGGTTGATTTCCTTGCAATAATTGATAAAGAAGGCCCATCTAAAATATATGATGTGTTGTGCCAACTCGATCTCAAACTTTGCATACTTAAATTTCATCTCATGCAATTCTTGCCACTGTCATTGACTGAAAAAGGTAAGTATATTCTCGAAAGATTGTTTTCCTTTAATGCGATGGAAGAGATAAATAAATCTGAGAATGAGTTGGATTTTAGTCAGTTTATGGCTGATCAATCTCCCGAAAAGCCCCATAGACAAATGAGTGAACATGATCTCATACTACCGCAAGCATGGGATTCTATTGACCAAGTATGTAGAAATCATAGCTCTAAAGTTTTTTCTGGAAAGGTTGTACTAACAGCACCGACAAAGAGTGGACTGAAATCAAGAACAAAGGATGTCCTGTGGACGGATCTATCGTGGCTCTTTCCCTATTGCGGGTGGGGAAAACTATTAACAGGAAAAGTTTCATTACATAAACTTGACTGCGCTCATGCTGATGTAGGTATGAAGAAAAATGCTGAGCAGATTGGTCAGATTATTTGGCAAGCCTGTGAGGAATTTCGTTAA
- a CDS encoding FecR family protein, which yields MINTIPTKNLWNKKFLSVFSYGSAALILGLFGKVDLSVAQSQLQVKTNRYLQVEQVRGKVFLRNQNTNRPARRGDRLSIIGDEIVTDGKSTAVLSVDTGIGFVNVAERTVVRIDALKVTSDDGRITILQVPKGQVRLQIRRFSNPSSRFNIQTPAVVTGVRGTEYVLNVKDDGRTILSTFEGSVMTEAQNTEVLVEQGFQNQTVLGEPPSQPVPIQDNNDLEYQIFKQFENGDRQVILAGQVDFANTVTIDGVEQAVDRNGQFRAVLTTNSIYRAEIKVIVSNPLGKQRIYELVIF from the coding sequence ATGATAAACACTATCCCTACCAAAAACTTATGGAATAAAAAGTTTCTTAGCGTTTTTAGCTATGGAAGTGCAGCTTTAATTTTAGGACTGTTCGGAAAAGTTGACCTGAGTGTTGCTCAATCTCAGTTGCAAGTAAAAACAAACCGATATTTACAAGTAGAGCAAGTGCGCGGTAAGGTTTTTTTACGCAACCAAAATACTAATCGTCCTGCACGAAGAGGCGATCGCCTTTCGATAATTGGTGATGAAATTGTCACAGATGGCAAATCAACGGCTGTGTTAAGTGTCGATACAGGTATCGGCTTTGTTAATGTTGCTGAGCGGACAGTAGTTCGTATAGATGCACTAAAAGTTACTAGCGACGATGGAAGAATTACGATCTTACAAGTACCTAAAGGACAAGTACGCTTACAAATTAGACGATTTTCTAATCCTAGTTCACGATTTAATATTCAGACTCCTGCGGTCGTTACAGGAGTAAGAGGTACTGAATATGTATTAAATGTCAAGGATGATGGTCGCACGATTCTTTCTACCTTTGAGGGTTCAGTAATGACTGAAGCCCAAAATACAGAGGTTTTAGTGGAGCAAGGATTTCAAAACCAGACCGTATTAGGAGAACCACCTTCGCAGCCAGTCCCTATTCAGGACAATAACGATCTGGAGTATCAAATTTTCAAGCAGTTTGAAAATGGCGATCGCCAAGTGATTCTAGCTGGACAGGTTGATTTTGCTAATACAGTAACAATTGATGGAGTTGAGCAAGCTGTTGATCGAAATGGTCAATTCAGGGCTGTATTAACTACCAATTCAATATATAGAGCTGAGATCAAAGTTATCGTCTCCAATCCTTTGGGAAAACAACGTATCTATGAACTGGTTATTTTCTAA